The Actinobacillus equuli genome includes a window with the following:
- the thrB gene encoding homoserine kinase: protein MTMLRIYAPASSANLSVGFDSLGAAISPIDGSLLGDVVQIEDCETAFELESAGYFVRKLPKEPQKNIVYQAYVLFSERLKLRGGSVKNLRLTLEKNMPIGSGLGSSACSIVAALVALNKFHDEPFSKMELLEMMGELEGRISGSIHYDNVAPCYLGGLQLMTQSLGNICQTIPFFDEWYWVLAYPGIEVSTAEARAILPKNYTRQDMIQQARYLGSFVHACHTHQDVLAATMMKDLIAEPYRENLLPNFPVVRQGCKDLGALAVGISGSGPTMYAIAPDLEHAQKLVAYLEKEYLQNNEGFIHICKVDNQGARELK, encoded by the coding sequence ATGACAATGTTACGAATTTATGCTCCGGCGTCTAGCGCTAACCTTAGCGTAGGTTTTGATTCTTTAGGTGCAGCAATATCTCCGATTGACGGTTCATTACTCGGTGATGTAGTACAAATTGAAGATTGCGAAACCGCTTTTGAACTGGAAAGTGCCGGTTATTTCGTACGTAAATTACCGAAAGAGCCGCAAAAAAATATCGTTTATCAAGCCTACGTATTATTTAGCGAACGCTTGAAATTACGCGGCGGTTCAGTCAAAAACTTACGCCTTACCCTTGAAAAAAATATGCCGATTGGCTCGGGCTTAGGTTCAAGTGCTTGTTCAATCGTGGCGGCATTAGTCGCTTTAAATAAATTCCATGACGAACCGTTCTCGAAAATGGAATTGTTAGAAATGATGGGGGAATTGGAAGGACGTATTTCCGGTTCAATCCATTACGATAATGTCGCACCGTGTTATTTAGGCGGTTTACAGTTAATGACCCAATCGCTTGGTAATATTTGCCAAACAATCCCCTTCTTTGATGAATGGTATTGGGTGTTAGCTTATCCGGGAATTGAAGTTTCAACTGCAGAAGCTCGTGCAATTTTACCGAAGAACTATACTCGTCAAGATATGATCCAACAAGCACGTTATCTTGGCTCATTTGTACACGCTTGCCATACGCATCAAGACGTATTGGCTGCAACAATGATGAAAGATCTGATTGCTGAACCATATCGTGAAAACTTGTTACCAAACTTCCCTGTTGTTCGCCAAGGTTGTAAAGACTTAGGTGCATTAGCAGTAGGTATTTCAGGTTCCGGCCCGACAATGTATGCAATCGCTCCGGATCTTGAACACGCACAAAAACTGGTTGCTTATCTTGAAAAAGAATATCTGCAAAACAACGAAGGATTTATCCACATTTGTAAGGTAGATAATCAAGGCGCACGAGAGTTAAAATAA